One Helianthus annuus cultivar XRQ/B chromosome 12, HanXRQr2.0-SUNRISE, whole genome shotgun sequence genomic region harbors:
- the LOC110913890 gene encoding protein FAR1-RELATED SEQUENCE 3-like, translating into MDLKFFNMTSETVNRINVLKKEFDSFSGCPGESTKSIIERYSHLVRSMSEKGIQKNPNEWVKRLANSIPQQEWGTYLLDLKRNGEYSRLSICQFIQKLEEQMENNDVNKKNQEEKSVSSDESSEESIVVDQTSTDSGSSDESSERAFVFDQTSSNSGSSDDSSDKLVEFIEAETEAEKVVEVEKIIEIEKIVEAGSWKVYKFVEEHNHELVECPDKHFLLTERHLTQLQKHVIHSMSKLNLGPVKAFNTMKTCFGGFKDVGASKVEYKNYKRYSMVFVPFTGIDNHHCNVTFGATLLTSETTDTYIWLLRVFLKAVGFQPKVVVTDQDPAMKKAISVVGVRLCNSTNFKERICGVVWTDILTTVEFESEWEAVITEFNLADNDWLSDIIALRESWMPAYYRMEEMFGLMRTTSRSESENHFFGQVCNSKATLVEFMTHYETAIEAQRHTHRKNDHESRYKKPQLKSSYKLLEGQAVDIYTKSIFCDVPAELIGVVNCINQRYEDQSDGFVKFYVNDFQQPYKHSMHGVIEILFLVFFREFPKQYILNRWRKEASPNCSPEYSINHEYMTELDPDVQSMMRDIIFSTEYTLNCLSGNKEELSLYKDHVQSYMKKVQDMQIVAPPASTWDRFAEITGQYKNDKNPIRVPVGYKSKGSGPRKCLKSKQKIAINKKKSKSKPGAKERQCQNCKGYGHDASTCKQAVIKRRSTRS; encoded by the exons ATGGACTTAAAATTCTTTAATATGACTAGTGAAACAGTTAATagaataaatgtattaaagaaagaatttgactcgTTTTCAGGTTGTCCAGGAGAAAGTACAAAGAGTATCATTGAGAGGTATAGTCATCTTGTTCGCTCAATGTCTGAGAAGGGTATTCAGAAAAATCCAAATGAATGGGTTAAGAGATTAGCCAATTCCATACCTCaacaagaatggggtacatatctgttgGATTTAAAAAGAAATGGAGAATACTCTAGATTGTCAATTTGTCAATTCATTCAGAAGCTTGAAGAACAAATGGAGAACAATGATGTGAATAAGAAGAATCAAGAAGAAAAATCTGTTTCATCCGATGAAAGTTCAGAAGAATCAATTGTTGTTGATCAAACATCaactgattctggttcttcagatgaaAGTTCCGAAAGAGCATTCGTTTTTGATCAAACATCATCCAACtctggttcttcggatgataGTTCTGACAAATTAGTAGAGTTTATTGAAGCAGAGACTGAAgctgagaaagttgttgaagtggAAAAAATCATAGAgatcgaaaagattgttgaa GCTGGATCATGGAAGGTGTATAAGTTTGTCGAGGAGCACaatcatgaacttgttgaatgtccTGATAAGCATTTTCTTCTAACTGAACGACACCTCACTCAGCTCCAGAAGCATGTTATACACAGCATGTCTAAGCTGAATTTGGGTCCCGTCAAGGCGTTTAATACTATGAAGACTTGTTTTGGGGGTTTTAAAGACGTGGGTGCAAGTAAAGTTGAATATAAGAACTATAAGAG ATACTCTATGGTGTTTGTACCTTTCACTGGTATAGACAATCATCACTGCAATGTTACATTTGGTGCAACATTATTGACGTCGGAAACTACTGATACGTATATTTGGTTGTTGAGAGTTTTTCTAAAAGCTGTTGGTTttcaaccaaaagttgttgtcactGACCAAGATCCAGCAATGAAGAAGGCTATTTCTGTT GTTGGTGTTAGGTTATGCAATTCCACCAATTTTAAAGAACGTATTTGTGGTGTTGTGTGGACGGATATTCTCACAACTGTAGAGTTTGAATCAGAATGGGAAGCGGTTATCACAGAGTTCAATTTGGCAGATAATGACTGGCTATCTGATATTATTGCACTTAGGGAATCTTGGATGCCTGCATATTATAGAATGGAGGAGATGTTTGGTCTTATGCGAACGACATCGAGGTCGGAGAGTGAGAATCATTTTTTTGGTCAAGTGTGCAATTCGAAAGCTACTCTTGTTGAGTTCATGACGCATTACGAGACTGCAATAGAAGCACAGCGTCACACACATCGGAAAAATGATCATGAATCTCGATACAAAAAACCCCAGTTGAAGAGTAGTTACAAATTGTTGGAAGGGCAAGCTGTTGACATATACACAAAAAGTATTTTTTGTGATGTTCCAGCTGAGCTTATTGGAGTTGTGAATTGCATAAATCAACGTTACGAAGATCAGtctgatgggtttgttaagttttacgtAAATGACTTCCAACAGCCTT acAAACATTCTATGCATGGCGTTATAGAGATattgtttttagtgtttttcag ggaatttccaaaacaatacattCTGAATAGATGGCGCAAAGAGGCTTCCCCAAACTGCTCTCCTGAATACTCAATTAATCATGAATATATGACCGAGCTTGATCCTGATGTGCAAAGTATGATGCGGGATATTATTTTTTCAACGGAATATACTTTGAACTGTTTATCTGGTAATAAAGAGGAgctatccttatacaaggatcatgTTCAATCTTATATGAAGAAGGTTCAAGATATGCAGATTGTTGCTCCTCCCGCTAGTACTTGGGATAGATTTGCCGAGATAACCGGTCAATATAAAAACGACAAGAATCCGATAAGAGTCCCTGTTGGGTATAAATCCAAAGGTTCTGGTCCTCGGAAGTGCCTGAAATCTAAACAGAAGATAGCAATCAACAAAAAGAAATCAAAGTCGAAACCCGGGGCCAAAGAAAGACAGTGTCAGAACTGCAAAGGCTATGGACACGACGCATCGACATGCAAACAGGCCGTAATTAAAAGAAGATCGACAAGGTCTTAG